A part of Paenarthrobacter sp. A20 genomic DNA contains:
- a CDS encoding NAD-glutamate dehydrogenase, whose amino-acid sequence MSSSTEPADGFLTDYYEHVAEDDARNYTPETLLERARYHRSLAERREPGQAVIGVLHESDASVVAVVADDMPYLLPSVTAEIARDTASIRLLVHPTFSVTRDPATHRLTEIQRAPHRTGLPASVEASAAGTSAQVPAQHEEYDGGPLAEAWMAIEIPRLPDEPGTELLIGRLHRVLHDVRTAAEDHAAIHEELAREVRALGERAGSDPEAREARELLQWLGDGNFVFLGFRGRRGLGVLREPMDAEELHRNPPGAEPRILTLTKSAQRSTVLRRAYLDEITVASSGPEGKDGGQTFVGLFSPNSTAQSALEIPVIRDTVKEVLRAFGYPPSSHHGKELLAVMEGYPRDELFHIDAEQLAAHAREILRLQERHSTRLFLRPDSYGRFMTALVFLPRRRYSTAVRLNIERELREAFGADSIEFELRLGESAMARVFFRVLLPQAASTRQGTPGVVDASVLEPRIIAATRTWAQGLAEALQARYPLEEAGRLSREWAAAFPASYKADFEVEDAVEDISKFESFPPGQSEEPDPLLTVYKRPGTAVLIEDARIRLYLTRPQSLTQILPFFHNLGLKVLDQRPFDVQRGDGRQFFLYDLGLKYPRGVDPLTTGELLGGAFCAAMRGAAESDAFDALVIREGIGWRRVAILRAYAKYLRQLGSTNSYGFIADTLRANTEATHALLELFEAKFNPDSYAPDLFDPELNSHAHRPDGDVFEEGSSELSHRTQAIHAARARLGEAIDAIPVLDADRLLRTLASLVDATLRTNFYLDKPYISFKLNPSGIPAAPAPRPKFEIWVYSPRVEGVHLRFGPLARGGLRWSDRREDFRTEILGLVKAQTVKNAVIVPTGAKGGFFPKLLPDPAEDRAAWLAEGQESYRTFIRGLLDVTDNLMPDPDGGSNSRVATPPRVVRHDGDDYYLVVAADKGTAAFSDIANAVAEEYGFWLGDAFASGGSVGYDHKQMGITARGAWESVRHHFSELMIDSTAEDFTVVGIGDMSGDVFGNGMLLSKHIKLVAAFDHRHIFLDPTPDPLESYAERERLFKLPRSSWADYNPGRLSPGGGVFARTAKSIVITEEVRLALGLEEGAGLEAGSEPNGQQVMSPPELLKAILMAPVDLLYNGGIGTYVKSSTESHADVGDKANDAIRVDGNQLRTHIIAEGGNLGVTQRGRIQAALAGILVNTDAIDNSAGVDCSDHEVNIKVFLDRMIAAGRMPAAERTVFLHSLQGEVGKLVLKTNDHQNVLLLNDKQLAVEWSPSFERTMDWLESVTDLDRDLEFLPGNEELQARVLTGKGLTTPELAVLAAYAKIELARELTEGGLADDPWFSQTLHDYFPQQVSERFGEHLSTHPLRREIVATVVANDMINMGGIAFAFRAMEETTVSAAAVARAFVVMRNVWDLDSVTQAIARLPASTPSEHGAAVALDMRRLLDRSVRWYVTHDFRDKPISDALARLEQPMSLMRANFTGLLHGINLAHSLKRLAHTDAVGLPHSLGIRASELLVSYGLLDISAIAEELQEPAEGVAEVYFAVFERISAIPLLEHITMLPRDTHWESLARAALRDDMYLVLADMTKAVVRHTPRSTVAADPVERIMDWEHGNIEQLARIQETIQEAIKPGPVDIAALSVAVKLLRAMVRR is encoded by the coding sequence ATGTCCTCCAGCACCGAGCCGGCGGACGGATTCCTGACCGACTACTACGAGCACGTGGCCGAGGACGACGCCCGCAACTACACGCCGGAAACGCTGCTGGAACGCGCCCGCTACCACCGGTCGTTGGCCGAACGGCGGGAACCGGGGCAGGCCGTCATCGGAGTTCTGCATGAGTCCGACGCCAGCGTGGTGGCCGTCGTGGCAGATGACATGCCCTACCTCCTCCCCTCCGTCACTGCGGAGATCGCCCGGGATACCGCCTCCATCCGACTCCTCGTCCATCCCACCTTCAGCGTCACCCGCGATCCAGCCACCCATCGCCTGACCGAAATCCAGCGGGCACCGCACCGCACCGGGCTCCCCGCCAGCGTCGAAGCTTCCGCCGCCGGCACCAGTGCGCAGGTGCCCGCCCAACACGAGGAGTACGACGGCGGACCACTCGCCGAGGCGTGGATGGCGATCGAGATTCCAAGGCTCCCGGACGAGCCCGGGACGGAACTCCTCATTGGCCGGCTGCACAGGGTCCTGCACGATGTCCGGACCGCCGCTGAGGACCATGCTGCAATCCATGAGGAACTGGCCCGCGAGGTCAGGGCCTTGGGTGAGCGGGCAGGCTCGGATCCTGAAGCCAGGGAAGCCCGCGAGCTGCTGCAATGGCTGGGCGACGGGAACTTCGTGTTCCTCGGATTTCGCGGGCGCCGCGGGCTAGGCGTTCTGCGGGAACCGATGGACGCGGAGGAACTGCACAGGAATCCTCCGGGGGCAGAACCCCGGATCCTCACGCTCACCAAGTCCGCCCAGCGTTCCACGGTCCTGCGCCGCGCCTACCTCGACGAGATTACGGTGGCCTCGTCCGGCCCGGAGGGGAAGGACGGCGGACAAACCTTTGTTGGTCTCTTCTCCCCCAATTCCACGGCGCAATCGGCCTTGGAGATTCCTGTCATCCGGGACACCGTGAAGGAAGTGCTGCGGGCGTTTGGCTACCCGCCCAGCTCGCATCACGGCAAGGAACTCCTGGCCGTCATGGAGGGCTATCCCCGCGATGAGCTATTCCACATCGACGCCGAACAGCTCGCCGCCCATGCCCGCGAAATCCTGCGACTCCAGGAACGCCACAGCACCCGACTGTTCCTGCGCCCGGACTCCTATGGACGGTTCATGACAGCGCTCGTGTTCCTCCCGCGCCGTCGGTACAGCACCGCAGTCAGGCTCAACATTGAACGCGAACTGCGCGAGGCATTCGGTGCGGACTCCATCGAGTTTGAGCTCCGCTTGGGCGAATCCGCCATGGCCAGGGTGTTCTTCCGGGTGCTGTTACCGCAGGCGGCGTCGACGCGTCAGGGGACTCCCGGCGTCGTAGATGCCTCGGTACTGGAGCCGCGGATCATCGCCGCCACCAGGACCTGGGCCCAAGGCCTGGCCGAAGCGCTGCAGGCGCGCTACCCGTTGGAGGAGGCCGGGCGGCTTTCCCGCGAATGGGCCGCGGCCTTCCCTGCCAGTTACAAAGCCGATTTCGAAGTAGAGGACGCGGTGGAGGACATCTCGAAGTTCGAGAGCTTTCCGCCAGGCCAAAGCGAGGAACCAGACCCGCTGCTGACCGTCTACAAACGACCCGGAACTGCTGTTCTCATCGAAGATGCCAGGATCAGGCTGTATTTGACCCGCCCCCAGAGCCTCACCCAGATCCTTCCGTTCTTCCACAACCTTGGCTTGAAGGTACTGGACCAGCGTCCGTTCGACGTCCAGCGTGGAGATGGCCGACAGTTCTTTCTGTACGACCTCGGGCTGAAGTACCCGCGCGGGGTGGACCCGTTGACCACGGGCGAACTGCTGGGCGGCGCGTTCTGCGCCGCCATGCGCGGCGCTGCGGAGTCGGACGCCTTCGATGCCTTGGTCATCCGCGAAGGCATCGGTTGGCGGCGGGTGGCTATCCTCCGCGCCTACGCCAAGTACTTGCGGCAATTGGGGAGCACCAACTCTTACGGCTTCATCGCGGACACACTCCGGGCGAACACGGAGGCAACACATGCGCTCCTGGAACTCTTCGAGGCGAAGTTCAATCCGGACAGCTACGCGCCGGACCTGTTTGATCCCGAACTCAACAGCCACGCACACCGGCCTGACGGCGATGTTTTTGAGGAAGGCAGCAGCGAACTGAGCCATCGTACGCAGGCCATCCACGCAGCCCGTGCCAGACTTGGCGAGGCTATTGACGCCATCCCGGTCCTGGACGCCGACCGACTCCTCCGGACGCTCGCAAGCCTGGTGGACGCCACCCTGCGCACCAATTTCTACTTGGACAAGCCGTACATCAGCTTCAAACTCAATCCGTCCGGCATTCCGGCCGCACCGGCGCCACGTCCTAAATTCGAAATCTGGGTCTACTCACCCCGCGTTGAGGGGGTCCACCTGCGCTTCGGACCGTTGGCCCGCGGAGGACTCCGGTGGTCGGACCGGCGCGAGGACTTCCGGACGGAAATCCTTGGGCTGGTGAAGGCACAAACTGTCAAGAACGCCGTGATTGTTCCCACCGGCGCCAAAGGTGGTTTCTTCCCCAAACTACTACCGGACCCGGCGGAGGATCGCGCTGCTTGGCTCGCGGAGGGCCAGGAAAGCTACCGGACTTTTATTCGTGGGCTGCTGGACGTCACGGACAACCTCATGCCGGATCCCGACGGCGGCAGCAACAGCCGGGTGGCGACCCCGCCCCGGGTGGTACGCCACGATGGCGACGACTACTATCTGGTGGTCGCGGCGGATAAGGGAACTGCCGCCTTCTCAGACATCGCCAACGCTGTGGCGGAGGAGTACGGCTTCTGGCTGGGGGACGCCTTCGCTTCCGGCGGCTCAGTGGGTTACGACCACAAGCAGATGGGCATCACGGCCCGCGGCGCATGGGAATCGGTGCGCCACCATTTCAGTGAACTCATGATCGATTCAACCGCGGAGGATTTCACCGTGGTGGGCATCGGGGACATGAGCGGTGATGTCTTCGGCAATGGCATGCTTCTCTCCAAGCACATCAAGTTGGTAGCTGCGTTCGATCATCGGCATATCTTCCTGGACCCCACACCGGATCCGCTGGAGTCCTATGCCGAGCGGGAACGCCTGTTCAAGCTCCCCCGGTCATCCTGGGCGGACTACAACCCGGGAAGGTTGAGCCCGGGTGGCGGTGTCTTCGCGAGGACGGCGAAGTCAATAGTGATTACCGAGGAGGTCCGGCTCGCCCTGGGTTTGGAAGAGGGTGCAGGGCTGGAAGCAGGCTCCGAACCCAACGGCCAGCAGGTCATGAGTCCGCCGGAGCTCCTCAAGGCGATCCTCATGGCGCCGGTGGACCTGCTGTACAACGGCGGAATTGGCACCTACGTGAAGTCGTCCACGGAGTCCCATGCCGACGTCGGGGATAAAGCGAACGATGCCATCCGCGTTGATGGCAACCAGCTCCGCACCCACATCATCGCTGAAGGCGGCAACCTCGGCGTCACCCAGCGCGGCCGGATCCAGGCTGCGCTGGCGGGCATCCTGGTGAACACCGATGCGATCGACAATTCGGCAGGGGTGGATTGTTCCGACCATGAGGTGAACATCAAGGTCTTCCTGGACCGTATGATCGCGGCCGGCAGGATGCCTGCGGCCGAACGGACCGTATTCCTGCACTCACTCCAAGGTGAAGTGGGGAAGCTGGTGCTGAAAACCAATGACCACCAGAACGTCCTGTTGCTCAATGACAAGCAGTTGGCCGTCGAGTGGAGCCCCAGCTTCGAAAGGACCATGGACTGGCTTGAGTCAGTCACCGACCTGGACCGGGACCTGGAGTTCCTCCCCGGCAACGAGGAACTCCAGGCCCGCGTCCTGACGGGCAAGGGGCTGACAACCCCCGAGCTCGCAGTGCTGGCCGCCTACGCCAAAATCGAGCTGGCCCGGGAACTCACGGAGGGAGGCCTTGCCGACGATCCGTGGTTCTCGCAGACGCTCCACGACTATTTCCCCCAACAAGTCTCGGAGCGGTTCGGCGAACATCTGTCCACCCACCCCCTGCGCCGGGAGATCGTAGCCACTGTGGTGGCCAACGACATGATCAATATGGGTGGCATTGCGTTCGCCTTCCGGGCCATGGAAGAGACCACCGTGTCAGCCGCGGCCGTAGCACGCGCGTTCGTGGTGATGCGGAACGTCTGGGATCTGGACTCGGTAACGCAGGCAATCGCCCGACTGCCGGCCAGCACACCCAGCGAGCATGGCGCAGCCGTGGCCCTGGACATGCGGCGCCTGTTGGACCGGTCCGTGCGCTGGTACGTGACCCACGATTTCCGTGACAAGCCGATCTCCGATGCCTTGGCCCGGCTTGAACAACCGATGTCCTTGATGCGCGCCAATTTCACCGGGTTGCTGCATGGCATCAATCTGGCGCACTCTTTGAAGCGCCTCGCCCACACTGACGCCGTCGGCCTGCCGCACTCTTTGGGGATCCGCGCTTCAGAGCTCCTGGTCAGCTACGGACTGCTGGACATTTCCGCCATCGCCGAGGAACTGCAGGAGCCGGCAGAGGGTGTGGCGGAGGTGTACTTCGCCGTTTTTGAGCGGATCTCCGCAATCCCCTTGCTGGAACACATCACCATGCTTCCGCGCGACACGCACTGGGAGTCGTTGGCGAGGGCAGCGCTGAGGGACGACATGTATCTGGTCCTGGCCGACATGACCAAGGCGGTGGTCCGGCATACTCCGCGGTCCACCGTGGCTGCTGATCCCGTGGAACGGATCATGGATTGGGAGCACGGAAACATCGAACAATTGGCGCGCATCCAGGAGACCATCCAGGAAGCCATCAAGCCAGGTCCGGTGGACATCGCGGCTCTTTCCGTGGCGGTAAAACTGCTCCGCGCCATGGTTCGCAGATGA
- a CDS encoding IS30 family transposase: MVKLFPSGARAEFVDLVCAGVSVLEASRRVGAVHATGGNWWAQSGLMMTLNRGAVGGLADPAPSAEGPGRALGLGERGMIQMGVLLGLSYAKIGELIGRDKSVVWREVKRHRSADGKYYASVAHAKAHQDRRRPKPFKLVQDEDLCRLIGVWMDDGWSPKLISSMLAHYFVDDQTMQVSHETIYQALYVQTRGNLRADLAEKLSLKRKQRVPHTSDRRKNSPYGEAFKISQRPPEVQDRAVPGHWEGDLIIGTDGTAIGTLVERSTRFTILLHLPGDHTAETVAAAMIREMASLPDHLRLSITWDRGTELADYAKIQTALETTLYFCDPHSPWQRGTNENTNRLLRFWFEKGTDLSVHTPEDLRLVAAKLNRRPRPTLNLETPANRLNQLLQAA, encoded by the coding sequence ATGGTCAAGTTGTTTCCTTCGGGTGCGCGTGCCGAGTTTGTTGATTTGGTGTGTGCGGGGGTCTCGGTTCTTGAGGCTTCCCGGCGTGTCGGGGCGGTGCACGCGACCGGGGGAAACTGGTGGGCTCAGTCTGGCCTGATGATGACGTTGAACCGTGGCGCTGTCGGGGGTCTTGCCGATCCTGCGCCTTCGGCAGAGGGACCTGGCCGGGCCTTGGGTCTGGGCGAGCGGGGGATGATCCAGATGGGTGTTCTGCTGGGGCTCAGTTACGCCAAGATCGGTGAATTGATTGGCCGGGATAAGTCCGTGGTCTGGCGGGAGGTGAAACGGCACAGAAGCGCGGACGGGAAGTATTACGCCTCGGTCGCCCACGCCAAAGCGCACCAGGACAGGCGCCGGCCCAAACCGTTCAAACTCGTCCAGGACGAGGACCTCTGCCGGCTGATCGGTGTGTGGATGGATGACGGGTGGAGCCCGAAATTGATCTCCTCAATGTTGGCGCACTACTTCGTCGACGATCAGACTATGCAGGTGAGCCACGAGACGATCTATCAAGCGCTGTATGTCCAAACCCGCGGGAACCTGCGGGCGGACCTGGCCGAAAAGCTCAGCCTGAAACGCAAGCAACGCGTTCCGCACACCAGTGACCGCCGTAAGAACAGCCCTTACGGTGAGGCATTCAAGATCAGCCAACGCCCGCCCGAGGTCCAAGACCGGGCAGTGCCTGGCCACTGGGAAGGGGACCTCATCATCGGGACCGACGGGACCGCGATCGGCACGTTGGTGGAACGCTCGACCCGGTTCACGATCCTGCTGCACCTGCCCGGGGACCACACCGCGGAGACCGTTGCCGCTGCGATGATCCGGGAGATGGCTTCCCTCCCGGATCACCTGCGACTCTCGATCACTTGGGACCGCGGAACCGAACTGGCCGACTACGCGAAGATCCAAACCGCACTCGAAACGACCCTGTATTTCTGCGACCCGCACTCACCCTGGCAACGCGGCACCAACGAGAACACCAACAGGCTCCTGAGGTTCTGGTTCGAGAAAGGCACCGACCTTTCAGTGCACACCCCCGAGGACCTCCGCCTGGTCGCAGCGAAACTCAACCGCCGACCCAGACCAACCCTGAACCTCGAAACACCAGCCAACCGACTAAACCAGCTGCTACAAGCGGCCTAA
- a CDS encoding phosphogluconate dehydrogenase C-terminal domain-containing protein yields the protein MSAEQLTVAVVGAGGKMGMRVSRNLQKSTHNVFYSENSPAGQDRVRAEGRDITATDDAVPTADVVILAVPDTVLGIVSEGVVPQMKSGAILLTLDPAAAYAGLLAKRDDVVQAVAHPCHPSVFLERTTKEEWADTFGGQGAPQNVVSAIDEDAPAATRDVAEAVIRTIYAPVIDVHWVTVKQLAILEPTLVETVACMIGTLLNEALHETVHTAGVPEEAAKAMLFGHVQIALTNALRGSNPFSEACEIAIQYGKDTIIKDDWKKIFDDSELDGVIAKMLKLDAVKR from the coding sequence ATGTCAGCAGAACAATTGACCGTCGCCGTTGTCGGAGCCGGTGGCAAAATGGGGATGCGCGTTTCCCGCAACCTCCAGAAGTCCACCCACAACGTCTTCTACAGTGAGAACTCCCCCGCCGGCCAGGACCGCGTCCGCGCCGAAGGCCGCGACATCACCGCCACCGACGACGCCGTTCCCACAGCCGACGTCGTCATCCTCGCCGTACCGGACACCGTCCTCGGCATCGTTTCCGAGGGCGTCGTCCCGCAGATGAAGTCAGGCGCGATCCTGCTGACTCTCGATCCCGCCGCCGCGTACGCAGGCCTGCTGGCCAAGCGCGACGACGTCGTCCAGGCGGTCGCGCACCCCTGCCACCCGTCCGTGTTCCTGGAGCGCACCACCAAGGAAGAATGGGCCGACACCTTCGGCGGCCAGGGCGCCCCACAGAACGTGGTCTCCGCGATCGACGAGGACGCACCCGCAGCAACCCGCGACGTAGCCGAAGCCGTCATCCGCACCATCTACGCACCCGTGATCGACGTTCACTGGGTCACGGTCAAGCAACTCGCCATCCTGGAACCCACCCTGGTGGAAACCGTGGCCTGCATGATCGGCACGCTCCTCAACGAGGCACTCCACGAGACCGTGCACACCGCCGGCGTTCCCGAGGAAGCAGCCAAGGCCATGCTGTTCGGCCACGTCCAGATCGCCCTCACCAACGCCCTGCGCGGATCCAACCCGTTCTCCGAAGCCTGCGAAATCGCCATCCAGTACGGCAAGGACACCATCATCAAGGACGACTGGAAGAAGATCTTCGACGACTCCGAACTCGACGGCGTGATCGCCAAGATGCTCAAGCTGGACGCCGTCAAGCGCTAA
- a CDS encoding sugar phosphate isomerase/epimerase codes for MNGASQSRIGLSSYAFFWQLSDQVSQPLSIHDALRKASDMGVDLFQICDYAPLEDMNDAGLAAVRSTADELGITLEVGTKGIRPEHLAKFLHIAQMLGSDLLRTMFNVPGHTPDTEETVRIFTGILPEFQAAGVRIAVETYEQVPTERILDVVRHVNSPYLGICSDPANTVAALEMPRQVIDAVAPYVLNMHIKDFAFSRKQGWVGFTYSGAPLGEGLLDYDYMVEKIQPKERNINQIVEHWLPWKDSEAETIRLENQWTQQSLDFLRSK; via the coding sequence ATGAACGGCGCCTCGCAAAGCAGGATCGGCCTCAGCAGCTACGCGTTCTTCTGGCAGCTCTCGGACCAGGTCAGCCAGCCGCTGAGCATCCATGACGCGCTGCGTAAGGCGTCGGATATGGGCGTGGACCTCTTCCAGATCTGCGACTACGCGCCGCTGGAAGACATGAACGACGCCGGGCTCGCCGCCGTCCGCAGTACGGCGGACGAGCTGGGCATCACCCTGGAAGTGGGGACCAAGGGTATCCGTCCGGAGCACCTGGCGAAGTTCCTGCACATCGCCCAGATGCTGGGCTCGGACCTGCTGCGGACCATGTTCAACGTCCCCGGCCACACCCCGGACACCGAGGAAACCGTCAGGATCTTCACCGGGATCCTGCCGGAATTCCAGGCAGCCGGGGTGAGGATCGCCGTCGAGACCTATGAACAGGTCCCCACGGAACGGATCCTGGACGTCGTCCGCCACGTCAACAGCCCCTACCTCGGAATCTGCAGCGACCCCGCCAACACCGTGGCTGCGCTGGAGATGCCGCGGCAGGTGATTGACGCCGTCGCGCCTTATGTCCTGAACATGCACATCAAAGACTTTGCGTTCAGCCGCAAGCAGGGATGGGTCGGGTTTACGTACTCGGGCGCACCCCTCGGCGAAGGCCTTCTCGACTACGACTACATGGTCGAAAAGATCCAGCCCAAAGAAAGAAACATCAACCAAATCGTGGAGCACTGGCTGCCGTGGAAGGACTCCGAAGCGGAGACCATCCGCCTCGAAAACCAGTGGACCCAACAAAGCCTCGATTTCCTAAGGAGCAAGTGA
- a CDS encoding triose-phosphate isomerase family protein, with translation MSLPAKTTDAASRQPRAVIGVSLKMYFGYQRSVDYCRDIATIAFKHPAVVGGDIELFVLPTLPALPEAARILGAAGVGTGAQDIFWEDEGAYTGEVGGKTVAELGGRYVEVGHAERRRIFGEDERIIGLKTAATYRNGLTPVLCVGELIAGSPEEAIAQCTAEIDAALNRAATLGPTDRTIVAYEPQWAIGAPEPATPEYISAVVRGLDEHLRSLPGQEESRVIYGGSAGPGLITELDTAVAGLFLGRFAHHPAALKTILDETAARLAAKAVAA, from the coding sequence GTGTCACTTCCTGCTAAGACCACCGACGCGGCTTCCCGGCAACCACGTGCGGTGATCGGCGTGAGCCTGAAGATGTACTTCGGCTACCAGCGCTCCGTGGACTACTGCCGCGACATCGCCACCATCGCCTTCAAGCACCCGGCAGTGGTGGGCGGCGACATCGAACTGTTCGTGCTGCCCACTCTCCCCGCCCTGCCCGAAGCTGCCCGGATCCTGGGCGCGGCCGGCGTTGGTACCGGAGCGCAGGACATCTTCTGGGAAGACGAAGGCGCGTACACCGGCGAGGTAGGCGGCAAAACCGTCGCCGAACTCGGCGGACGGTACGTTGAGGTTGGGCACGCGGAGCGCCGCAGGATCTTCGGCGAAGACGAACGGATCATCGGCCTGAAGACCGCTGCCACTTACCGCAACGGGCTCACCCCGGTGTTGTGCGTTGGCGAACTGATCGCAGGCTCCCCCGAGGAAGCCATCGCCCAGTGCACGGCCGAAATCGACGCCGCCCTCAACCGCGCCGCAACTCTCGGCCCCACAGACCGGACCATCGTGGCCTACGAGCCGCAATGGGCCATCGGCGCCCCGGAACCTGCAACACCGGAATACATCAGCGCCGTGGTCCGCGGACTGGACGAGCACCTGCGTTCGTTGCCCGGCCAGGAAGAGAGCCGCGTCATCTACGGCGGCAGCGCCGGACCGGGCCTCATCACGGAACTGGACACCGCCGTCGCCGGCTTGTTCCTGGGCCGCTTCGCGCACCATCCCGCAGCGCTGAAAACCATCCTGGACGAGACCGCCGCGCGCTTGGCCGCTAAGGCGGTGGCAGCATGA
- a CDS encoding ribose-5-phosphate isomerase: MSTKLRLVIGSDDAGFEYKEALKADLEANGLVESVTDVGVDATSHTPYPSVAIAAAELIAAGKADRALLVCGTGLGVAIAANKVPGIRAVTAHDSFSVERSVLSNNAQVLTFGQRVVGLELARRLAKEWLTYTFDETSASAEKVTLIKDYEGVTSC; the protein is encoded by the coding sequence ATGAGCACCAAACTGCGCCTGGTCATAGGATCGGACGACGCCGGATTCGAGTACAAGGAAGCCCTCAAAGCCGACTTGGAAGCGAACGGCCTCGTTGAGTCCGTCACCGACGTCGGAGTGGACGCCACGAGCCACACTCCGTACCCGTCCGTAGCCATCGCCGCTGCTGAACTGATCGCCGCCGGCAAGGCCGACCGGGCACTCCTGGTCTGCGGCACCGGCCTGGGCGTCGCGATCGCCGCCAACAAGGTCCCCGGCATCCGTGCCGTCACCGCCCACGATTCCTTCTCCGTGGAACGCTCGGTCCTGAGCAACAACGCCCAGGTCCTCACGTTCGGCCAGCGCGTGGTCGGGCTGGAACTCGCCCGCCGCCTGGCCAAGGAATGGCTCACTTACACCTTCGACGAAACCTCTGCCTCGGCCGAGAAGGTCACACTGATTAAGGACTACGAGGGTGTCACTTCCTGCTAA
- a CDS encoding dihydroxyacetone kinase family protein has protein sequence MTRLFNEPSAFADEMIEGFVASHSRWVRRVSGGVARSTRSTPDSVALVIGGGSGHYPAFAGLVGQGLAHGAAMGNLFASPSAQQVYNVAKAADNGGGVLLGYGNYAGDVLHFTQAQAKLRAEGIDCRSIAVTDDISSAPLAEKHKRRGIAGDLTVFKVVAAAAEADYSMDAVVEIAERANDRTRSFGVAFTGCTLPGADHPLFSVPEGRMAVGMGIHGEPGIAETNIPTADELAELLVKDLLAEIPDALSVHGARVVPILNGLGSVKYEELFVVYRRVAQLLAEAGIEAVDPQVGELVTSFDMAGTSLTLFWLDSELEELWLAPADAPAFRRGAVSAQALDADQLTMAAEQQSVIPDASKESKTAAPTILAALNAAKAVVDANVEELGRIDAIAGDGDHGIGMERGIHAAVAAAADAVERGAGAGTALNLAADAWADKAGGTSGALWGMALRAVGQSVGDTDAPSAVAVAEGVAEAKRSIMDFGKAKVGDKTLVDVLSPFSEALTAAVQGGATLRDAWGAAATIAEQSAEATANLLPLMGRARPHAEKSLGTPDAGAVSMALIVRAIHNTFAETQTAGNTPVKENA, from the coding sequence ATGACCCGCCTCTTCAACGAGCCCTCAGCCTTCGCTGATGAAATGATCGAAGGCTTCGTCGCATCGCACAGCCGGTGGGTCCGGCGCGTCTCCGGTGGGGTTGCCCGCAGCACGCGGTCGACGCCGGATTCGGTCGCCTTGGTGATCGGCGGGGGCTCCGGCCACTACCCGGCCTTCGCCGGGCTGGTTGGCCAGGGCCTGGCGCACGGCGCGGCGATGGGCAACCTATTCGCCTCACCCTCGGCACAGCAGGTCTATAACGTGGCCAAGGCAGCGGATAACGGCGGCGGCGTACTCCTGGGCTACGGCAATTACGCCGGCGACGTCCTGCACTTCACCCAGGCCCAGGCAAAACTCCGTGCCGAGGGCATCGACTGCAGGAGCATCGCAGTCACGGACGACATCTCTTCGGCTCCCCTGGCCGAGAAACACAAGCGCCGCGGGATCGCCGGGGACCTGACAGTCTTCAAGGTGGTGGCCGCTGCCGCTGAGGCCGACTACTCCATGGACGCTGTGGTGGAGATCGCCGAGCGCGCCAATGACCGCACCCGTTCCTTCGGCGTCGCGTTCACCGGGTGCACGCTCCCGGGCGCGGACCACCCGCTCTTCTCCGTTCCCGAAGGGCGCATGGCAGTGGGCATGGGCATCCACGGCGAACCCGGCATTGCCGAGACGAACATCCCGACGGCGGATGAACTCGCCGAACTGCTGGTCAAGGACCTCCTTGCCGAGATCCCGGACGCCCTTTCCGTGCACGGCGCACGGGTGGTCCCGATCCTCAACGGCCTGGGCAGCGTCAAATACGAAGAGCTGTTCGTGGTCTACCGCCGCGTGGCCCAGCTGCTCGCCGAGGCCGGTATCGAGGCTGTGGACCCGCAGGTGGGCGAGCTCGTGACCAGTTTCGACATGGCCGGCACCTCCCTCACACTGTTCTGGCTGGACTCCGAGCTCGAGGAACTCTGGCTCGCACCCGCGGACGCCCCGGCTTTCCGCCGCGGTGCGGTCAGCGCTCAAGCGCTCGACGCCGACCAGCTCACCATGGCCGCCGAGCAGCAATCCGTGATCCCGGACGCCAGCAAAGAGTCCAAAACCGCAGCGCCCACCATCCTCGCGGCCCTCAACGCCGCCAAAGCCGTGGTTGACGCCAACGTGGAAGAACTCGGCCGGATCGACGCGATCGCCGGCGACGGTGACCACGGGATCGGCATGGAGCGTGGAATCCACGCCGCCGTCGCTGCTGCGGCAGACGCCGTCGAACGCGGTGCAGGGGCAGGGACCGCCCTGAACCTGGCCGCCGACGCCTGGGCGGACAAAGCCGGTGGCACCTCGGGCGCGCTGTGGGGCATGGCCCTGCGCGCCGTCGGACAATCCGTCGGCGACACCGACGCCCCCAGCGCCGTAGCCGTGGCCGAGGGTGTGGCCGAAGCGAAGCGTTCCATCATGGACTTCGGCAAGGCCAAGGTAGGCGACAAAACCTTGGTGGACGTCCTGTCGCCGTTCAGCGAAGCACTCACCGCGGCAGTTCAGGGCGGAGCAACACTTCGGGATGCATGGGGCGCCGCTGCCACCATCGCCGAGCAATCCGCCGAAGCGACCGCCAACCTGCTGCCCCTCATGGGCCGCGCCCGCCCGCACGCCGAAAAGAGCCTCGGAACCCCCGACGCCGGAGCCGTCTCCATGGCATTGATCGTCCGGGCCATCCACAACACTTTCGCGGAAACACAAACCGCAGGGAACACACCAGTTAAGGAGAACGCATGA